One segment of Gloeomargarita sp. SRBZ-1_bins_9 DNA contains the following:
- the ftsH gene encoding ATP-dependent zinc metalloprotease FtsH produces MAIKKSPQVPGPRAIGNILFLIGIGFLLLNLFLPGLLGPRIPQVPYSLFIHQVEEGQVARASVGQNEIRYQLRPEFGGQVLATTPIFDLNLPQRLEDHGVEFAAVPPPRNNWLTSLLGWVLPPLIFVAIWQFFLGRGAGGPQGALSISKSRARVYVEGEVGKVTFADVAGCDEAKAELVEIVDFLKSPERYIRIGAKIPKGVLLVGPPGTGKTLLARAVAGEAKVPFFSISGSEFVELFVGVGSARVRDLFEQAKKQAPCIIFIDELDAIGKSRSSVGFYGGNDEREQTLNQLLTEMDGFDSSKATVIVLAATNRPETLDPALLRPGRFDRQVLVDRPDLAGREAILKIHAAKVKLGPDVDLHKIAARTPGFAGADLANLVNEAALLAARNQRDQVTMADFSEAIERVVAGLEKKSRVLTENEKRIVAYHEVGHALVGSLMPGSGKVEKISIVPRGMAALGYTLQLPTEDRFLQTEPELRGQIATLLGGRAAEELVFGQVTTGASNDLQRATDLAERMVTAFGMSKVLGPLTFQQRQQNLFLGNAMEMRRAMSEETARLIDQEVREIVDQGHQQALEILRYNREILEAMAQEILETEVIEGDKLHHWLSQVKMPPSLAPAVEPTPVAV; encoded by the coding sequence ATGGCGATAAAAAAATCTCCCCAAGTTCCCGGCCCCCGGGCCATTGGTAACATTCTCTTTCTCATCGGTATTGGCTTTTTACTGCTGAATCTATTTTTGCCGGGGTTACTGGGGCCTCGCATCCCCCAAGTCCCCTACAGTCTGTTTATTCACCAGGTGGAGGAGGGCCAAGTTGCCCGGGCTTCCGTTGGTCAAAATGAGATTCGCTACCAGTTGCGTCCGGAGTTTGGCGGTCAAGTGCTAGCCACAACGCCGATTTTTGACCTGAACCTGCCCCAGCGGTTAGAGGACCATGGCGTGGAGTTTGCTGCTGTACCGCCGCCGCGCAATAACTGGTTGACCAGTCTGCTGGGGTGGGTGTTGCCGCCGCTGATTTTTGTGGCCATCTGGCAGTTTTTCCTGGGTCGCGGGGCGGGGGGTCCCCAGGGTGCCCTGTCCATCAGCAAGAGCCGGGCCAGGGTCTATGTTGAGGGGGAAGTGGGCAAGGTTACCTTTGCGGATGTAGCCGGTTGTGACGAGGCCAAGGCCGAGTTGGTGGAAATTGTGGACTTTCTCAAGTCGCCGGAGCGCTATATCCGCATTGGGGCCAAAATTCCCAAGGGGGTGCTGCTGGTGGGACCGCCGGGAACCGGGAAAACCCTCTTGGCCCGGGCGGTGGCGGGTGAAGCCAAGGTGCCGTTTTTCAGCATTTCCGGTTCGGAGTTTGTGGAATTGTTTGTGGGGGTCGGTTCGGCCCGGGTGCGGGATTTGTTCGAGCAAGCCAAGAAGCAGGCCCCTTGCATTATTTTCATTGACGAGTTGGACGCCATCGGCAAATCCCGCAGCAGTGTGGGGTTCTACGGCGGTAATGACGAGCGGGAGCAAACCCTGAACCAGTTACTTACCGAGATGGACGGGTTTGACAGCTCCAAGGCGACCGTGATTGTCCTGGCGGCTACCAACCGGCCCGAAACCCTCGACCCGGCGCTCCTGCGACCTGGACGCTTTGACCGGCAAGTGCTGGTGGACCGGCCCGACCTCGCCGGACGGGAGGCCATCCTCAAAATCCATGCCGCCAAGGTGAAATTAGGACCGGATGTGGACTTGCACAAAATTGCCGCCCGGACGCCCGGTTTTGCCGGTGCGGATTTGGCTAATTTGGTCAACGAAGCGGCGTTGTTGGCGGCCCGGAACCAACGGGACCAGGTGACCATGGCGGACTTCAGCGAGGCCATTGAGCGGGTGGTGGCCGGTTTGGAGAAAAAGAGCCGCGTGCTGACCGAGAATGAAAAACGCATCGTCGCCTACCACGAGGTGGGGCATGCCCTAGTGGGTTCCCTGATGCCGGGGTCGGGTAAGGTGGAGAAAATTTCCATCGTCCCCCGGGGTATGGCAGCCTTGGGCTACACGTTGCAACTGCCGACGGAGGACCGTTTCCTGCAAACGGAGCCGGAGTTGCGGGGACAGATTGCCACCCTGTTGGGCGGTCGAGCTGCCGAGGAGCTGGTGTTTGGGCAAGTGACCACGGGCGCCAGCAATGACCTGCAACGGGCAACGGACCTGGCCGAACGAATGGTCACGGCTTTCGGCATGAGCAAGGTCTTGGGTCCGCTGACTTTCCAGCAGCGCCAGCAAAACCTGTTCCTGGGCAATGCCATGGAAATGCGGCGGGCCATGAGCGAAGAAACCGCCCGGTTGATTGACCAGGAAGTGCGGGAAATCGTGGATCAGGGGCATCAACAGGCCCTAGAGATCCTCCGGTACAACCGGGAGATACTGGAAGCGATGGCCCAGGAAATCCTGGAAACGGAAGTGATCGAGGGGGACAAGCTGCACCACTGGTTGAGCCAGGTCAAAATGCCGCCTAGCCTCGCGCCTGCGGTCGAACCCACACCGGTAGCGGTTTGA
- a CDS encoding ferritin-like domain-containing protein → MTVAYPRKFGEWSARAVLDQVVRDREIHLITLNRYRFSEQRSCKDLTDLVERLDGRPPELVRDLSRHISDEARHAMWLTDLLCDLGAPVGKPPGTSYIDQFEALLDADAHTPGTDEFIISSLAAINVTEKRGCEYFSAHIAALRQAPQTAENVAIRATLERIFPEEAAHVRWGNRWLAQLARQSPEHRRLVEQAKRRYSAIEQAAFEAGMDITLGAELRRVERLVNIASTLPVWERPGYLIERLPSALLAPDLQRTRIDILQRAWQRDPQKFIERFIPLFLNPHPPSPPSRQRP, encoded by the coding sequence ATGACCGTCGCTTATCCCCGGAAGTTCGGAGAATGGAGCGCCCGGGCTGTTTTGGATCAGGTGGTACGGGACCGGGAGATTCATTTAATCACCCTCAATCGTTACCGGTTTAGTGAGCAGCGCAGTTGCAAGGACTTGACGGATCTGGTGGAGCGCCTGGACGGTCGGCCCCCGGAACTGGTGCGGGATTTATCGCGGCATATCAGCGACGAGGCTCGCCACGCCATGTGGTTGACAGATTTGCTGTGCGACTTGGGCGCTCCTGTGGGCAAGCCCCCCGGCACGAGCTACATTGACCAGTTTGAGGCCCTCTTGGATGCTGACGCCCATACCCCGGGCACCGATGAATTTATCATTTCCTCCCTGGCGGCGATTAACGTGACCGAGAAGCGGGGATGTGAGTATTTTTCCGCTCATATTGCGGCCTTGCGGCAAGCACCCCAGACGGCGGAAAATGTGGCTATCCGGGCGACTCTGGAACGGATTTTCCCGGAGGAGGCGGCCCACGTGCGTTGGGGGAATCGGTGGCTGGCCCAGTTGGCGCGCCAAAGTCCAGAACACCGGCGGTTAGTCGAGCAGGCCAAGCGGCGTTATAGTGCGATTGAGCAGGCGGCCTTCGAGGCGGGTATGGATATTACGTTGGGGGCGGAACTGCGGCGGGTTGAGCGATTGGTGAACATTGCCAGCACCCTACCGGTGTGGGAACGGCCGGGCTATTTGATCGAGCGGTTGCCGTCGGCCCTGTTGGCGCCCGATTTGCAGCGCACCCGTATAGACATCCTGCAGCGGGCCTGGCAGCGGGACCCCCAAAAGTTCATCGAGCGGTTTATTCCTCTTTTCCTCAATCCCCATCCCCCCTCACCCCCAAGCAGACAACGCCCATGA
- a CDS encoding alpha-E domain-containing protein, with protein sequence MLSRVAHAIYWLNRYIERAENVARFVDVNLNLILDLPQPSVTQWEPLVMVTGDLALFQERYGLPTQEQVIQFLTFDADYPNSIVSCLYMARENARSVREIISSEMWQEVNSFYLMVQEAAAHSQEVDLYQFFQEVKRSSHRFAGVMDATMSHNEAWHFGQMGRLLERADKTTRIVDVKYYVLLPSVQDVGTTLDEIQWIALLKSASAYEMYRKQGRHLITPRLVAEFLLLNREFPRSVLFCLRQLDHSLRRITGTALPDWHIAVERRLGRLCADLEYITIDEIIQGGLHEFLDRLLVEFNRLDDTIFETFFALRPEPAGQA encoded by the coding sequence ATGTTGAGTCGTGTGGCCCATGCCATTTACTGGCTAAATCGCTACATCGAACGCGCCGAAAATGTCGCCCGTTTTGTAGATGTCAATCTGAATTTAATCCTGGATTTGCCCCAGCCATCTGTCACCCAGTGGGAACCGTTGGTCATGGTCACCGGGGATTTGGCCCTGTTCCAGGAACGCTATGGACTACCCACCCAAGAACAGGTGATCCAGTTTCTGACCTTCGATGCCGATTACCCAAACTCTATCGTCTCTTGCCTATACATGGCTCGGGAAAATGCCCGTTCCGTGCGGGAAATCATTTCCTCAGAAATGTGGCAGGAGGTGAATTCCTTTTACTTGATGGTGCAAGAGGCTGCGGCCCACAGTCAGGAGGTGGATTTGTATCAGTTTTTCCAAGAGGTCAAACGGTCGAGCCATCGCTTTGCCGGTGTCATGGACGCCACCATGTCCCACAACGAAGCCTGGCATTTTGGCCAGATGGGGCGTCTGTTAGAACGGGCAGATAAAACAACGCGCATTGTGGATGTAAAGTACTACGTATTGCTGCCGTCAGTGCAGGATGTGGGAACCACGCTGGATGAAATTCAGTGGATCGCCCTACTCAAATCGGCCAGCGCCTACGAAATGTACCGCAAGCAGGGACGCCATCTGATTACGCCTAGGCTGGTGGCCGAGTTTTTACTCCTGAATCGGGAGTTTCCCCGGTCGGTCCTGTTTTGCCTGCGCCAATTGGACCATTCCCTGCGGCGGATCACGGGCACGGCCCTACCGGACTGGCACATCGCCGTGGAACGTCGCCTGGGTCGCCTGTGTGCCGATTTAGAGTACATCACGATTGATGAGATTATCCAGGGGGGGTTGCACGAATTCCTCGACCGACTCCTGGTGGAGTTTAATCGCCTGGATGACACCATTTTCGAGACTTTTTTTGCCCTGCGTCCTGAACCGGCCGGCCAAGCCTGA